A genome region from Coprococcus phoceensis includes the following:
- a CDS encoding DNA/RNA non-specific endonuclease translates to MSNIRKKIAACLAVVLVFSVTGCENLNKTVQNDGKQIEVTKHIEVESVPEYAGEPYVTIHDNKPDFTEAELDEDVFESYSELDAKGRCGVAEAMIGKELMPNEERGKIGQIKPSGWHTVKYDNVDGKYLYNRCHLIGYQLTAENANEKNLITGTRYMNVDGMLPFENMVADYIKETEHHVRYRVTPIYEGDNLVASGVEMEAESVEDEGEGLSFHVYVYNVQPGIEIDYATGDSHETDTEQTNQASDNQVESYVLNTNNKKFHKPTCSSVKDMKGKNKETYEGTREELIQKGYEPCGRCKP, encoded by the coding sequence ATGAGTAACATAAGAAAAAAAATAGCGGCTTGTCTGGCAGTAGTACTGGTGTTTTCTGTGACAGGCTGCGAGAACTTGAATAAAACCGTACAAAACGATGGTAAGCAGATTGAAGTGACAAAGCATATTGAGGTTGAGTCAGTACCGGAATATGCGGGAGAACCCTATGTCACGATTCATGATAACAAACCGGATTTTACGGAGGCAGAACTTGATGAAGATGTGTTTGAGTCCTACAGTGAACTGGATGCAAAAGGCAGATGTGGCGTGGCGGAAGCGATGATTGGAAAAGAGTTGATGCCAAATGAGGAAAGAGGAAAAATCGGGCAGATCAAACCATCCGGATGGCATACGGTCAAGTATGATAATGTAGATGGAAAGTATTTGTATAATCGGTGTCATTTGATTGGCTATCAGCTCACTGCGGAAAATGCCAATGAAAAGAATCTCATTACGGGGACAAGATATATGAATGTGGATGGAATGCTTCCATTTGAAAACATGGTGGCAGATTATATAAAAGAGACAGAACATCATGTCCGTTACCGTGTAACACCGATTTATGAGGGGGATAATCTTGTTGCATCCGGCGTGGAAATGGAGGCAGAGTCTGTGGAAGATGAAGGAGAAGGACTTTCTTTTCATGTGTATGTGTACAACGTACAGCCTGGGATTGAGATTGATTATGCAACCGGAGACAGCCATGAAACAGATACAGAACAAACAAATCAGGCTTCAGATAATCAGGTAGAGAGTTACGTTTTGAACACGAACAATAAGAAGTTCCACAAACCAACCTGTTCAAGCGTCAAAGATATGAAGGGAAAAAATAAAGAGACCTATGAGGGAACCAGAGAAGAATTGATTCAAAAGGGATATGAACCATGTGGCAGATGTAAGCCATAA
- a CDS encoding pyridoxal phosphate-dependent aminotransferase, whose protein sequence is MKKHAQFHGSDLEEIEKIYHIPKEEIVCFGANVNPLGLSAQVKKQLSEHLDIITAYPDRKYSSLRQAIGQYCDIDPNYIVVGNGSTELISLLIQHRTPKSALLLGPTYSEYERELSLCGGKLSYYTLSAAKDFQLDVSDFCQNLNHTIDLLIICNPNNPTSSAISVSDLKTIVQTCQKLDIFVMIDETYIEFASSIPALSAVCLVPDYDNLMVLRGVSKFFAAPGLRLGYGMTSNEDFRNILKEYQNPWSLNSIGAFAGELFLQDTDYIQKTRQLIETERTRIYETLQTIPELKAFKPSANFVLVQILNEGVTSFDVFDNLIRQKLMIRDCSSFEQLDGEFIRFCIMSPEENTRLLHALKTFFSEN, encoded by the coding sequence ATGAAGAAACATGCACAATTTCACGGAAGTGATCTAGAAGAAATAGAAAAAATTTACCATATACCAAAAGAAGAGATTGTCTGTTTTGGTGCTAATGTCAATCCGCTTGGATTGTCCGCACAAGTAAAAAAACAACTTTCCGAGCACCTTGATATCATCACCGCTTACCCTGACAGGAAGTACAGTTCTCTTCGTCAGGCAATCGGGCAATACTGTGACATCGATCCGAACTATATCGTAGTAGGAAATGGCTCCACCGAATTGATTTCTCTTTTGATTCAACATCGCACACCTAAAAGCGCGTTGCTGCTCGGTCCAACCTATTCGGAATATGAACGAGAGCTCTCTCTTTGCGGCGGCAAGCTTTCCTATTATACGCTCTCTGCTGCAAAGGATTTTCAATTGGATGTATCAGATTTTTGTCAAAATCTCAATCATACTATTGATCTGCTGATCATATGCAACCCCAATAACCCTACTTCTTCTGCAATCTCTGTGTCAGATTTGAAAACTATCGTTCAGACCTGTCAGAAGTTGGATATCTTTGTGATGATCGATGAAACTTATATTGAATTTGCCTCCTCCATTCCAGCGCTCAGCGCTGTCTGCCTTGTCCCTGATTACGATAACCTGATGGTATTAAGAGGTGTGTCCAAGTTCTTTGCGGCACCGGGCTTAAGACTTGGATATGGCATGACAAGCAATGAAGATTTTCGCAACATTCTGAAAGAGTATCAGAATCCGTGGTCGTTAAACAGCATCGGGGCATTCGCGGGAGAATTGTTCTTACAAGATACCGACTATATTCAAAAGACAAGACAATTGATTGAAACAGAACGGACAAGAATATATGAAACCTTGCAGACGATACCAGAACTGAAAGCATTCAAACCTTCGGCAAATTTTGTTTTGGTGCAGATTTTAAATGAAGGCGTAACTTCATTTGATGTGTTCGACAATCTGATCCGTCAAAAATTAATGATTCGAGATTGTTCTTCTTTTGAACAGTTAGATGGCGAATTTATCCGCTTCTGTATCATGAGTCCTGAAGAGAATACACGACTGCTGCATGCACTCAAGACATTTTTTTCGGAAAACTAA
- a CDS encoding ABC transporter ATP-binding protein translates to MALLEVKNVKKIYTTRFGGNQVQALADVNFSVEPREYVAIMGESGSGKTTLLNILAALDKPTGGKVLLKGRDLTTIKEREMAAFRRQNLGFVFQDFNLLDTFSLRDNIFLPLVLAGKKYPEMESRLRPIVEQLGITHLLNKYPYEVSGGQKQRAAVARALITKPQLILADEPTGALDSKASEELLRLFNTINTDGQTILMVTHSVKAASTANRILFIKDGEVFHQLYRGNLSNEELYQKISDTLTVLTTGGDGIE, encoded by the coding sequence ATGGCATTATTAGAAGTAAAAAATGTAAAAAAAATATATACGACCCGTTTTGGAGGGAACCAGGTGCAGGCGCTCGCGGATGTGAATTTTTCGGTGGAGCCGAGAGAGTACGTGGCAATCATGGGAGAATCTGGTTCTGGGAAAACAACTCTTTTGAACATTTTGGCTGCGTTGGATAAACCGACAGGAGGAAAGGTTCTTTTAAAAGGAAGGGACTTAACTACGATCAAAGAACGTGAGATGGCTGCATTCAGAAGACAGAATTTGGGCTTTGTATTTCAGGATTTTAATTTATTGGATACGTTTTCTTTGAGAGACAATATTTTCCTTCCACTTGTATTGGCAGGGAAAAAATATCCGGAGATGGAAAGCAGACTTCGCCCGATTGTAGAGCAGCTTGGCATCACACATTTGTTGAACAAATATCCATATGAGGTGTCCGGGGGACAGAAGCAAAGGGCAGCAGTTGCAAGAGCGTTGATCACAAAACCACAGTTGATTTTGGCAGATGAGCCGACAGGAGCTTTAGATTCGAAGGCATCGGAAGAACTTTTGAGATTGTTTAACACAATCAATACAGATGGGCAGACGATCTTGATGGTTACACATAGTGTAAAAGCGGCAAGCACGGCAAACAGAATACTATTTATCAAAGATGGAGAAGTGTTCCACCAGTTATATCGCGGAAACCTTTCCAATGAAGAACTTTATCAGAAAATTTCTGATACGTTGACGGTGTTGACAACAGGGGGTGACGGCATTGAGTAG
- a CDS encoding cupin domain-containing protein — MTTKEERIVERIEGASGGKGILRKEVLIDKEQMGEHCGLFGEVTLEPGAVLGYHEHHGETETYYILSGNGVYVDNGEEIPAKEGDVFFCKDGDGHGLKNTGERDLVFVALILKK; from the coding sequence ATGACGACAAAAGAGGAAAGAATTGTAGAACGAATTGAAGGTGCAAGCGGTGGAAAAGGTATTCTCAGAAAAGAAGTTCTCATTGACAAGGAACAGATGGGAGAACACTGTGGATTGTTCGGAGAGGTGACGCTGGAACCAGGAGCGGTACTTGGATATCATGAGCATCATGGAGAGACTGAGACATATTATATCCTTTCCGGAAACGGGGTGTATGTAGACAATGGAGAAGAGATTCCGGCGAAAGAAGGAGATGTATTTTTCTGTAAAGATGGTGATGGACATGGATTGAAAAATACAGGGGAAAGAGATTTGGTGTTTGTTGCACTAATCTTAAAAAAATAG
- a CDS encoding amino acid ABC transporter substrate-binding protein: MKKKIALIMALALSVTTVFAGCGAKDDQKQRESGSGTQKTFTVGFDQDFPPMGFVGDDGEYTGFDLDLAKEVADRLDMKFVPKPISWDAKDMELSSGGIDCIWNGFTMTGREDKYTWSEPYLNNEQVFVVKKDSGIKTQADLAGKVVDVQTDSSAQKALEQQEKLQKSFKELKIVADYNTAFMDLESGAVDAIAMDIVVAKYQIEQRKADFVLLDDALASEEYAVGFLKGNDELRDKVQKTLEEMAEDGTIKKISEKWFQEDITTIGK; this comes from the coding sequence ATGAAAAAGAAAATAGCACTGATAATGGCTCTTGCGCTTTCTGTGACAACAGTATTTGCAGGATGTGGAGCAAAGGACGATCAGAAGCAAAGAGAGAGTGGGAGTGGTACGCAGAAGACATTTACGGTTGGGTTTGATCAGGATTTTCCGCCGATGGGATTCGTTGGAGATGACGGAGAATACACCGGATTCGATTTGGATCTGGCAAAGGAAGTTGCAGACAGGCTCGATATGAAATTTGTTCCGAAGCCGATTTCCTGGGATGCAAAAGATATGGAATTGAGCTCAGGAGGAATTGACTGTATTTGGAATGGATTTACAATGACCGGACGTGAAGATAAGTATACATGGAGTGAGCCGTATCTCAATAATGAGCAGGTGTTTGTTGTAAAGAAAGATTCCGGAATTAAAACACAGGCAGATCTTGCGGGGAAGGTTGTCGATGTACAGACAGATTCTTCGGCTCAAAAAGCACTGGAACAACAGGAAAAGCTTCAGAAGAGTTTTAAGGAACTGAAGATTGTCGCAGACTATAACACTGCGTTTATGGATCTGGAATCAGGGGCAGTTGATGCGATCGCGATGGATATTGTCGTCGCAAAATACCAGATTGAACAGAGAAAAGCAGACTTTGTACTTTTGGACGATGCATTGGCATCAGAGGAATATGCAGTCGGATTTTTGAAGGGCAATGATGAACTGCGAGACAAAGTACAAAAGACATTAGAAGAGATGGCAGAAGATGGTACAATAAAGAAGATTTCCGAAAAATGGTTTCAGGAAGATATCACGACAATCGGAAAATAA
- a CDS encoding DUF5717 family protein, with protein MKNKIKKFSKGDFRTECPEIVFPETHIRMMIGEGEVYSGSFMIQNQKEGDIRGIVYPSSFRIQCSEQGFEGNPVKVNFTYDSAGLKPGQTEHGKFTVMCNGGEYDLTFTAMIEKPFIMTSYGKIQNVEDFKRLAMKDFSEARRLFRTRQFYDVLKYEELRIKNLYDNMRKWALDEEALEEFLVGIKQKEKIFLTLSDEERQLHDVLEEKKDWIEITKNTWGFVPIRIWADGAFIQIRDEEITTDDFVGDSYRLEYSIKEKKLHAGKNYGRIFIETPYEVLHVDVLVYQHISNSGAGREKELLEAQGLKEYLAYISGKLDRNEWVEKEIEKAKQLRDLEPENEYYLLIQAHIYLYGEKKEEARWILENFNYNRFAIGKKPEISAYYLFLTALLREDTSHTNRVLEELNRLYIKYPYSWQLLCMLVNLDPKYKSDSERFRMLERQFYNGTNHVLFYAEAYLCLKNQVILLRKLGDFEIQVLNFAIKYKLITRELAEYAAELISHQKDYDKRLYYILERLYKTYADQKVLNAICMQLIKGNQTGISCFKWYEKAVKQELKIAQLYEYYMMSIDGRRLRKALPRIVYLYFMHGNTLDEQKAAILYANILTYEDEQSEIYRHYQEEMETFAWDQLIKRQISEELRIIYNRFLVEEKMTPERLDALYDICHAYWVRVKKSGVKYVLVIEEDGSIRQRVAYSKKGAKIYLYDENARIVWEAKNGRHYTESIPYDARRMFYEIRFLEMCKKRMTDRTQKEQGKRSIPVTFENLRTYGIEAFDEQEVFLMCTKKIREEGQTEDDFLLYLTFEVMKRGYYDKALLTYLATFYCGATRDMKLVWKRAKEYEVETHALSERIISQMLFSEMLFSEEAIFQDYYEGNPYFRLKQAYLAYVAKEFVVHDRVTGQNVLAIIMKEYQEKEYLADICKVAVLKFYADRLPDHMEYEEILREFLREMCEKRLVFSFYLSYPESWLREVQLYDKVIVEYHAAPNSKVKIAYQINRGEMEKLDYQSESLLPMYDTVFAKEFILYKDETLRYYFKETRKDRKIVSEKMNVKLERDVCPVGKFGQLNAILDLNEEEKKRAMEAYQQEEEIAGQIFQAY; from the coding sequence ATGAAGAACAAGATAAAGAAATTTTCGAAAGGAGATTTTCGAACCGAGTGTCCGGAGATCGTCTTCCCGGAGACTCATATCCGCATGATGATTGGAGAAGGGGAAGTTTACAGCGGAAGTTTTATGATACAGAATCAAAAAGAGGGGGATATCCGAGGGATTGTCTATCCGTCTTCTTTTCGTATTCAGTGCAGTGAACAAGGATTTGAGGGAAATCCGGTGAAAGTGAATTTTACATACGATTCTGCCGGATTAAAGCCGGGGCAGACAGAACATGGGAAATTTACTGTGATGTGCAACGGCGGAGAATATGATCTTACGTTCACGGCGATGATTGAGAAGCCGTTTATTATGACTTCCTATGGAAAGATACAGAATGTGGAAGACTTTAAGCGGCTTGCGATGAAAGACTTTTCAGAGGCAAGAAGGCTGTTCCGTACGAGACAATTTTATGACGTATTAAAGTATGAAGAATTGAGAATTAAGAATCTTTATGACAATATGCGCAAATGGGCGCTCGATGAGGAGGCATTAGAAGAATTTCTTGTCGGGATCAAGCAGAAAGAAAAGATCTTCCTTACACTTTCCGATGAAGAACGCCAGTTACATGATGTTTTGGAAGAAAAGAAAGACTGGATTGAGATCACGAAAAACACGTGGGGCTTTGTTCCAATCCGAATTTGGGCAGATGGAGCATTTATTCAGATTCGAGATGAGGAGATTACAACGGATGACTTTGTGGGGGACAGTTACCGGCTTGAATACAGTATAAAAGAGAAAAAACTACATGCAGGAAAGAATTATGGACGTATTTTTATAGAGACACCATATGAAGTTTTGCATGTGGATGTTTTGGTATACCAGCATATTTCGAACAGTGGTGCGGGAAGAGAAAAAGAATTACTGGAGGCACAGGGATTAAAAGAATATCTTGCGTACATTTCAGGAAAACTTGACCGAAATGAGTGGGTGGAAAAGGAGATTGAGAAAGCAAAGCAGCTTCGGGATTTGGAACCTGAGAACGAATACTACCTGTTGATACAGGCTCATATTTATTTATATGGAGAGAAAAAAGAAGAAGCAAGATGGATTTTGGAGAATTTCAATTACAATCGATTTGCAATTGGAAAGAAACCGGAGATCAGTGCTTACTACCTTTTCTTGACTGCATTGCTCAGAGAGGATACAAGTCATACGAACCGAGTGCTGGAAGAATTGAACCGACTCTACATTAAATATCCGTATTCCTGGCAGCTTCTCTGTATGCTGGTGAATTTAGATCCGAAATACAAAAGTGACAGTGAACGGTTCCGGATGCTGGAAAGACAGTTCTATAATGGAACGAACCATGTCCTGTTTTATGCAGAGGCATATCTCTGCCTGAAAAACCAAGTGATTCTCCTCAGAAAACTGGGAGATTTTGAGATACAGGTGCTGAATTTTGCAATCAAGTATAAGCTGATCACACGAGAGCTTGCAGAGTATGCGGCGGAACTGATTAGCCATCAGAAAGATTATGATAAACGTCTGTACTATATTTTGGAGCGGCTTTATAAAACTTATGCAGATCAGAAGGTGCTGAATGCAATCTGCATGCAGCTGATCAAAGGAAACCAGACGGGAATTTCCTGCTTTAAATGGTATGAAAAAGCGGTGAAACAGGAACTGAAGATCGCACAGCTTTATGAGTATTATATGATGTCGATTGATGGAAGAAGGCTGCGAAAGGCACTGCCGAGAATTGTATATCTGTATTTTATGCACGGAAATACTTTGGATGAGCAAAAAGCAGCGATTTTGTATGCAAATATTTTAACCTATGAGGATGAGCAGAGTGAGATTTACAGGCACTATCAAGAGGAGATGGAGACATTTGCGTGGGATCAGCTTATAAAAAGACAGATCAGCGAGGAGTTGAGAATTATCTACAATCGCTTTTTGGTGGAAGAGAAGATGACACCGGAGCGATTAGATGCATTATATGATATTTGCCATGCATACTGGGTGAGAGTAAAAAAATCCGGAGTCAAATATGTACTTGTCATTGAAGAGGATGGTTCGATTAGACAGCGAGTTGCGTATTCCAAAAAAGGAGCTAAGATTTATCTTTATGATGAGAACGCACGGATTGTGTGGGAAGCAAAGAATGGACGACACTATACAGAGTCGATTCCGTATGATGCGAGACGTATGTTCTATGAGATCCGTTTTCTGGAGATGTGTAAGAAACGCATGACGGACAGAACACAGAAAGAGCAGGGAAAGAGATCCATACCAGTTACTTTTGAAAATTTGAGGACATATGGGATTGAGGCGTTTGACGAGCAGGAAGTATTCCTGATGTGTACGAAGAAAATTCGTGAAGAGGGGCAGACGGAAGATGATTTCCTTCTGTATCTTACCTTTGAGGTGATGAAACGAGGATATTATGACAAAGCGCTTTTGACCTACCTTGCAACTTTTTATTGCGGGGCAACGCGCGACATGAAATTAGTCTGGAAACGGGCGAAAGAATATGAGGTGGAGACACATGCGCTTTCCGAACGAATTATTTCTCAGATGCTGTTTTCGGAGATGTTGTTTTCGGAGGAAGCGATTTTTCAGGATTATTACGAAGGAAATCCGTATTTCCGCTTAAAACAGGCATATCTTGCCTATGTGGCAAAAGAATTTGTGGTGCATGATCGAGTGACAGGACAAAATGTACTTGCAATTATTATGAAGGAATATCAGGAAAAAGAATATCTTGCGGATATTTGTAAAGTGGCAGTGCTGAAATTTTATGCCGACAGACTTCCTGATCATATGGAATATGAGGAGATACTCCGAGAATTTTTGAGAGAGATGTGCGAAAAGCGACTGGTATTTTCGTTTTATCTGTCGTATCCGGAAAGCTGGCTTCGGGAGGTGCAGTTGTATGATAAGGTGATTGTAGAATATCATGCAGCACCGAACAGCAAGGTAAAGATTGCATATCAGATCAATCGAGGAGAGATGGAGAAACTGGACTATCAGAGTGAATCACTTCTTCCGATGTATGACACTGTCTTTGCAAAAGAATTCATTTTATATAAAGATGAGACATTGAGATACTATTTCAAAGAGACACGAAAAGACAGAAAAATCGTAAGTGAAAAAATGAATGTAAAGCTGGAAAGAGACGTTTGTCCGGTTGGGAAGTTTGGACAGTTGAATGCTATACTTGATTTGAACGAGGAAGAAAAGAAAAGGGCAATGGAAGCATATCAGCAGGAAGAAGAGATTGCCGGGCAGATATTTCAGGCATATTAA
- a CDS encoding DUF5716 family protein, which yields MGDDSVTGNILGYDLNEKNCQISFYSEAQQEPQTMELVADNYQIPLVLGRKGDVWLFGNDAKRPDVLKEGHTVSNLLVRSLAKEKVLLDEETYEAVWLLAKFIELSLDKFEHIEQIVFTVPRMSVDIGKILKGIGQRIGVAKDCIYVQDYKESFCNYMLYQPKELWHYEAALFHCDRHEVRAYMLRKLRMGIGKGADTFVTVDEVASAQMKELAAVYPVLNVDRAKAADNRFKQFVQGVFDKKLVSSVFLTGEGFENNWYPLSLKVLCNGRRAFLGNNLYSKGACYTAYRKSLDYKEGPIYLDDTKMTEQICLKMRINGQDEWYPIVPWGTRWYEADMQFEVLLEDADDIEMHIESLTGNQMRVETISMAGLPKRKDYALRLQVKTVFLNEKTCKISFQDIGFGEFFPATDFYEEKEIHLGGNDGQFNSLL from the coding sequence ATGGGGGATGACAGCGTGACAGGAAATATTTTAGGGTATGATTTAAATGAAAAGAACTGCCAGATCAGTTTTTACAGTGAAGCACAGCAGGAACCGCAGACGATGGAGCTTGTGGCAGATAACTACCAGATTCCACTTGTGCTTGGGCGGAAGGGAGATGTGTGGCTCTTTGGAAATGATGCCAAGCGTCCCGACGTGTTAAAAGAAGGACATACAGTGTCCAATCTGCTTGTGAGGTCGCTTGCAAAAGAAAAAGTTTTGCTGGATGAGGAAACTTATGAGGCAGTCTGGCTTTTGGCAAAATTCATAGAGCTGTCGTTGGACAAGTTTGAACACATTGAGCAGATTGTGTTTACGGTTCCGCGTATGAGCGTGGATATCGGAAAGATCTTAAAAGGAATCGGACAGCGCATCGGCGTGGCAAAAGACTGTATTTATGTGCAGGACTATAAAGAAAGCTTTTGTAATTATATGCTCTATCAGCCAAAGGAATTATGGCATTATGAGGCTGCTTTGTTTCACTGTGACCGCCATGAGGTGAGAGCGTATATGCTTCGAAAGCTCCGCATGGGGATTGGAAAAGGAGCAGATACGTTTGTGACGGTGGATGAAGTGGCAAGCGCACAGATGAAAGAGCTGGCAGCGGTGTATCCGGTTCTGAATGTAGATCGGGCAAAGGCAGCAGACAATCGATTTAAACAGTTTGTGCAGGGAGTGTTTGATAAAAAGCTTGTTTCTTCTGTGTTCTTGACCGGAGAGGGATTTGAAAACAATTGGTATCCGCTCTCTTTGAAAGTACTGTGCAATGGAAGAAGGGCGTTTTTAGGAAACAATCTTTATAGCAAGGGAGCATGTTATACCGCATACAGAAAGAGTTTGGATTATAAAGAAGGTCCGATATATCTGGATGATACAAAGATGACGGAGCAGATCTGTTTGAAGATGCGTATCAACGGACAGGATGAATGGTATCCGATCGTTCCGTGGGGGACGAGATGGTATGAGGCTGATATGCAGTTTGAAGTGCTTTTGGAAGATGCGGACGATATTGAGATGCATATCGAATCACTTACGGGGAATCAGATGCGTGTGGAGACGATATCAATGGCAGGGCTGCCAAAGAGAAAAGATTATGCATTGAGGCTTCAGGTCAAGACGGTGTTCCTGAATGAAAAGACATGTAAGATCAGTTTCCAGGACATCGGATTTGGAGAATTTTTCCCGGCGACAGATTTTTATGAAGAAAAAGAGATACATTTAGGAGGAAATGATGGGCAGTTTAATTCTTTGTTATAA
- a CDS encoding FtsX-like permease family protein — protein MTALSSSIYGKLAVTNLKKNRKSYVPYIFTCVVTIAMFYIMHSLLYNEGIRQMPGSDSLMIILSYGTCVVGIFAVIFLFYTNSFLMKQRKKEIGLYNVLGLGKSHIAKMLICETLIVVAISLILGLGGGILLNKLIFLFLLKMLHFDVALKFSIEIKAISGTLFLFSGIFAANLLFNLIQIKLANPIELLHGGKQGEKEPKTKVIMTIIGVAALGGGYYIAQTTESPLTAMGLFFVAVILVIIGTYALFTAGSIALLKLLKKNKKFYYNTKHFTSVSGMLYRMKQNAVGLANICILSTMVLVMVSTTVALYVGMEDILKTRFPHDVTISGTELSEEEKASIDQTITDIVEKYGLTYRNDEQYEATPFAVNRVQNKFILSKDDMTSVKEGSYGSMYLMTQDTYNKLEHKNVELSENEVLLYSTKSKSKPSEIEIDGTTYQVRKNLKDMKVDKETYMMIDIYYLIVPNQSIIDHLSETYADNMGNRYYRNIDFRESVKDQLPALEEIRNSLGKIDALSPVECRELERDMMYSFYGSFLFLGIFLGALFLMAMVLIIYYKQISEGYDDKERFAIMQKVGMSRREVKQSIRSQVMIVFFLPLVVAVVHIAVAFKVITKLLSLMNLTNVSLFMTSTIITVIVFAVFYAIVFAITAKEYYRIVK, from the coding sequence GTGACGGCATTGAGTAGTTCAATTTATGGAAAACTGGCAGTCACAAATTTAAAGAAAAACCGGAAAAGTTATGTGCCGTATATATTTACCTGTGTGGTCACGATTGCAATGTTCTATATCATGCATTCTCTTCTATATAATGAAGGAATCCGGCAGATGCCGGGGTCAGACAGCTTAATGATTATTCTTTCATATGGAACATGTGTAGTTGGAATCTTTGCAGTGATCTTTCTGTTTTACACGAATAGTTTTTTGATGAAACAGCGAAAAAAAGAAATCGGACTTTACAATGTGTTGGGTCTTGGAAAGAGCCACATCGCCAAAATGCTTATATGTGAGACACTGATTGTGGTTGCGATCAGTCTGATTCTTGGACTTGGCGGAGGGATTCTCCTCAACAAACTGATTTTTTTGTTTTTGCTCAAAATGTTACATTTTGACGTAGCGCTGAAGTTTTCAATAGAAATAAAAGCAATTAGCGGGACATTATTTTTGTTTAGTGGGATCTTTGCGGCGAATCTGCTCTTTAATTTGATCCAGATCAAACTTGCCAATCCGATTGAATTGCTCCATGGTGGAAAACAGGGCGAGAAAGAACCAAAAACAAAAGTCATTATGACTATTATCGGCGTGGCTGCACTGGGAGGCGGATATTATATCGCACAGACAACGGAATCACCGCTTACAGCAATGGGTCTGTTTTTTGTCGCCGTGATACTTGTTATCATCGGAACATACGCACTTTTTACAGCAGGAAGTATTGCTTTATTGAAACTGTTAAAGAAAAATAAAAAATTTTACTACAATACGAAACATTTTACATCTGTTTCAGGAATGTTATATCGTATGAAACAAAATGCGGTGGGACTTGCCAACATTTGTATTTTGAGTACGATGGTGCTTGTTATGGTCTCCACAACAGTGGCATTGTATGTTGGGATGGAGGATATATTAAAGACAAGATTTCCGCATGATGTGACAATTTCCGGAACGGAGTTGTCGGAGGAAGAAAAAGCATCCATTGATCAGACCATCACAGATATAGTAGAAAAATATGGGCTTACTTACCGGAATGATGAGCAGTATGAGGCGACACCATTTGCGGTCAACCGAGTACAAAATAAGTTTATCTTGTCTAAAGATGATATGACTTCTGTCAAAGAAGGGTCTTATGGAAGCATGTATTTGATGACTCAGGACACTTATAATAAACTGGAACACAAAAATGTTGAGCTATCTGAAAATGAAGTGCTTTTATACTCAACGAAAAGTAAGAGCAAACCGTCCGAGATCGAGATAGATGGAACCACATATCAAGTCAGAAAAAACCTGAAAGATATGAAGGTGGATAAAGAAACATATATGATGATTGATATCTATTATTTGATAGTACCAAACCAGTCGATAATCGATCATCTCTCAGAAACTTACGCAGACAATATGGGAAATCGTTATTATCGAAATATTGATTTTCGTGAGAGTGTGAAAGACCAGCTTCCGGCATTGGAAGAGATTCGTAATTCATTGGGAAAAATCGATGCATTATCCCCGGTAGAATGCAGGGAATTAGAGCGCGACATGATGTATTCATTTTATGGATCTTTCTTATTCCTTGGCATCTTTTTAGGAGCACTGTTCCTGATGGCGATGGTACTGATTATCTACTACAAACAGATTTCAGAAGGATATGACGATAAAGAGCGATTTGCGATCATGCAGAAAGTCGGTATGAGCAGACGTGAGGTAAAACAGTCGATCCGAAGTCAGGTAATGATCGTATTCTTCCTTCCGCTTGTAGTTGCGGTTGTGCATATAGCGGTGGCGTTTAAAGTAATCACAAAACTTCTTTCACTGATGAATTTGACAAATGTGTCATTGTTTATGACATCCACGATTATTACAGTGATTGTGTTTGCAGTATTTTATGCGATTGTATTTGCGATTACCGCAAAAGAATATTACCGGATTGTAAAATAA